One window of Rissa tridactyla isolate bRisTri1 chromosome 12, bRisTri1.patW.cur.20221130, whole genome shotgun sequence genomic DNA carries:
- the SLC35C2 gene encoding solute carrier family 35 member C2 isoform X4, with protein sequence MAAAAGGAALTAPLVLLYYGFSIGITFYNKWLMKSFPFPLLVTLLHLLLIFGLSAIARTLARCRSGRPRAALSWGDCLRRAAPAALSTSLDIGLSNWSFLYVTVSLYTMTKSSAILFILLFSLLFKLEELRVALLLVVLLIAGGLFMFTYKSTQFNAQGFVLVLCASFLGGIRWTLTQILMQKADLGLQNPIDIMFHLQPLMFLGLLPLFAVFEGA encoded by the exons atggcggcggcggcgggcggcgcggcgctgACGGCGCCGCTGGTGCTGCTCTACTACGGCTTCTCCATCGGCATCACCTTCTACAACAAGTGGCTGATGAag AGCTTCCCCTTCCCGCTGCTCGTCACCCTGCTgcacctcctcctcatcttcGGCCTCTCGGCGATCGCCCGCACCCTGGCGCGCTGCCGCTCCGGCCGGCCGCGGGCCGCGCTCTCCTGGGGCGACTGCCTGCGCCGGGCGGCCCCCGCAG CTCTGTCAACTTCCCTGGATATTGGGCTGAGTAACTGGAGCTTCCTATACGTCACTGTCTCCCT CTACACGATGACCAAATCCTCTGCCATTCTCTTCATCCTGCTTTTTTCACTGCTCTTCAAGCTGGAGGAATTG AGGGTGGCATTGCTGCTGGTGGTTCTGCTCATCGCTGGGGGCCTCTTCATGTTCACCTACAAGTCCACACAGTTCAACGCACAGGGTTTCGTGCTGGTGCTGTGTGCGTCTTTCCTTGGGGGTATTCGCTGGACCCTCACGCAGATACTTATGCAGAAGGCTGACCTGG GGCTCCAGAATCCCATTGATATCATGTTTCATCTGCAGCCGCTCATGTTCCTGGGGCTCTTGCCACTCTTTGCGGTGTTTGAGGGTGCGTGA
- the ELMO2 gene encoding engulfment and cell motility protein 2, with translation MPPPSDIVKVAVEWPGANAQLLEIDQKRPLASIIKEVCDGWSLPNPEYYTLRYADGPQLYITEQTRCDIKNGTILQLAVSPSRAARQLMERIQSHSMEARLDAMKELAKLSADVTFATEFINMEGITVLTRLVESGTKLLSHYSEMLAFTLTAFLELMDHGIVSWDMVSITFIKQIAGYVSQPMVDVSILQRSLAILESMVLNSQTLYQKIAEEITVGQLISHLQVSNQEIQTYAIALINALFLKAPEDKRQEMANAFAQKHLRSIILNHVIRGNRPIKTEMAHQLYVLQVLTFNLLEERMMTKMDPNDQAQRDIIFELRRIAFDAESDSNTVPGSGTEKRKAMYTKDYKMLGFTNHINPAMDFTQTPPGMLALDNMLYLAKFHQDTYIRIVLENSSREDKHECPFGRSAIELTRMLCEILQVGELPNEGRNDYHPMFFTHDRAFEELFAICIQLLNKTWKEMRATAEDFNKVMQVVREQITRALPSKPNSLDQFKSKLRSLSYSEILRLRQSERMSQDDFQSPPIVELREKIQPEILELIKQQRLNRLCEGSSFRKIGNRRRQERFWYCRLALNHKVLHYGDLEDNAQGEVTFESLQEKIPVADIKAIVTGKDCPHMKEKSALKQNKEVLELAFSILYDPDETLNFIAPNKYEYCIWIDGLNALLGKDMSSELTKSDLDTLLSMEMKLRLLDLENIQIPEAPPPIPKEPSSYDFVYHYG, from the exons ATGCCACCACCTTCGGACATTGTGAAAGTAGCTGTTGAGTGGCCGGGTGCCAATGCCCAGCTCCTGGAAATAGATCAG AAAAGGCCTCTTGCATCCATCATCAAGGAGGTCTGTGATGG gTGGTCATTGCCAAACCCCGAATACTACACCTTGCGGTATGCTGATGGTCCTCAGCTGTACATCACAGAGCAG acTCGCTGTGACATCAAGAATGGAACTATCCTACAGCTGGCAGTCTCCCCG TCTAGGGCAGCCCGACAGCTGATGGAGAGGATCCAGTCGCACAGTATGGAAGCCCGACTGGATGCCATGAAGGAACTGGCTAAACTTTCAGCAGATGTGACCTTTGCCACAGAGTTCATCAACATGGAAGGAATTACAGTGCTGACACGGCTTGTGGAGAGTGGGACCAAGCTTCTGTCCCA tTACAGTGAGATGTTGGCTTTCACCCTGACTGCCTTCTTGGAGCTCATGGACCATGGTATCGTCTCCTGGGACATGGTCTCAATAACCTTCATCAAACAG ATTGCAGGGTATGTGAGTCAGCCTATGGTAGATGTCTCCATCCTCCAACGATCCCTAGCCATTCTAGAAAGCATGGTGCTAAACAGTCAGACTCTGTATCAGAAGATAGCAGAAGAGATCACCGTGGGGCAGCTCATTTCTCATCTGCAAGT ctCAAACCAAGAGATTCAGACATACGCAATCGCCCTTATCAATGCCCTCTTCCTGAAGGCACCTGAGGACAAGAGACag GAAATGGCTAATGCATTTGCCCAGAAGCACCTGAGGTCTATAATCCTGAAT CATGTGATCAGAGGAAACCGCccaattaaaacagaaatggcACATCAGCTGTACGTGCTACAGGTCCTGACCTTTAATCTCCTGGAAGAAAGAATGATGACCAAGATGGATCCCAATGACCAG GCACAGAGAGACATCATATTCGAGTTGAGAAGAATTGCCTTTGATGCAGAGTCTGACAGCAACACCGTCCCTGGCAGTGGAACAGAAAAACGCAAAGCCATGTACACCAAGGACTACAAGATGCTGGGATTCACT aatcacatcaATCCAGCCATGGATTTTACTCAAACTCCTCCAGGGATGCTGGCACTGGACAACATGCTCTACTTGGCCAAGTTTCATCAGGACACCTATATCAGG ATTGTTCTGGAGAACAGCAGTCGAGAAGATAAGCATGAGTGTCCCTTTGGGCGCAGTGCCATTGAGCTTACCAGGATGCTTTGTGAGATCCTGCAGGTTGGGGAACTCC CCAATGAAGGCCGGAATGACTATCACCCCATGTTTTTCACCCATGACCGTGCATTCGAGGAGCTGTTTGCCATCTGCATCCAGCTGTTGAACAAGACCTGGAAAGAAATGAGGGCAACGGCAGAAGATTTTAATAAG GTTATGCAGGTTGTGAGGGAACAGATCACACGGGCTCTCCCCTCTAAACCAAACTCCTTGGACCAGTTCAAGAGCAAACTGCGCAGCCTGAGCTATTCTGAGATTCTGCGACTACGCCAGTCTGAGAGAATGAGCCAAGATGACTTCCAGTCACCACCTATTGT GGAGCTGAGAGAGAAAATCCAACCTGAGATCTTAGAGCTGATAAAGCAACAGCGCCTGAACAGGCTTTGTGAGGGAAGTAGCTTTCGAAAAATTGGCAATCGCAGAAGACAAG AAAGATTTTGGTATTGTCGTCTGGCTCTGAATCACAAGGTGCTACACTATGGAGATCTGGAAGATAATGCCCAGGGGGAAGTGACCTTCGAATCTCTACAGGAAAAAA TTCCAGTTGCAGACATCAAAGCCATTGTCACAGGGAAGGATTGTCCGCACATGAAGGAGAAAAGTGCACTGAAACAGAACAAG GAAGTGTTAGAATTGGCCTTCTCGATATTATACGATCCTGATGAGACCTTGAACTTCATTGCACCTAATAAATATGAG tACTGTatctggattgatgggctgaacGCTCTCCTGGGGAAGGACATGTCCAGCGAGCTGACGAAAAGCGACCTGGACACGCTGCTGAGCATGGAGATGAAGCTGAGACTCCTGGACCTGGAGAACATCCAGATCCCCGAGGCGCCGCCGCCCATCCCCAAGGAGCCCAGCAGCTACGACTTCGTCTACCACTACGGCTGA
- the SLC35C2 gene encoding solute carrier family 35 member C2 isoform X3, producing MTKSSAILFILLFSLLFKLEELRVALLLVVLLIAGGLFMFTYKSTQFNAQGFVLVLCASFLGGIRWTLTQILMQKADLGLQNPIDIMFHLQPLMFLGLLPLFAVFEGLPLSVSEKLFRFHEAGMLFSLVGKLFLGGILAFGLGFSEFLLVSRTSSLTLSIAGIFKEICILFLATRLLGDRLSLLNWLGFAVCLSGISLHVILKAMNSKGENALKPHKEASSNPDLELLLRRTDRGEEEEEDVETPQHH from the exons ATGACCAAATCCTCTGCCATTCTCTTCATCCTGCTTTTTTCACTGCTCTTCAAGCTGGAGGAATTG AGGGTGGCATTGCTGCTGGTGGTTCTGCTCATCGCTGGGGGCCTCTTCATGTTCACCTACAAGTCCACACAGTTCAACGCACAGGGTTTCGTGCTGGTGCTGTGTGCGTCTTTCCTTGGGGGTATTCGCTGGACCCTCACGCAGATACTTATGCAGAAGGCTGACCTGG GGCTCCAGAATCCCATTGATATCATGTTTCATCTGCAGCCGCTCATGTTCCTGGGGCTCTTGCCACTCTTTGCGGTGTTTGAGG GCCTGCCTTTGTCCGTATCAGAGAAGCTCTTCCGTTTCCATGAAGCAGGAATGCTGTTCTCTCTGGTAGGGAAGCTGTTCTTGGGTGGAATTCTTGCCTTTGGTCTAGGCTTTTCTGAGTTCCTCTTGGTTTCCAGAACATCTAGCCTCACCCTTTCCATTGCTGGCATTTTTAAG GAAATCTGCATTTTATTCCTCGCCACACGTTTGCTGGGAGACCGCCTCAGTCTCTTGAACTGGCTGGGCtttgctgtctgtctgtcaggGATCTCCCTTCATGTCATTCTCAAAGCCATGAATTCCAAAG GTGAAAATGCTCTGAAGCCACACAAAGAGGCCAGCTCCAACCCtgacctggagctgctgctgcgccgCACTGAccgtggtgaggaggaggaagaggatgttgAAACTCCACAACACCACTGA
- the SLC35C2 gene encoding solute carrier family 35 member C2 isoform X2 produces MAAAAGGAALTAPLVLLYYGFSIGITFYNKWLMKSFPFPLLVTLLHLLLIFGLSAIARTLARCRSGRPRAALSWGDCLRRAAPAALSTSLDIGLSNWSFLYVTVSLYTMTKSSAILFILLFSLLFKLEELRVALLLVVLLIAGGLFMFTYKSTQFNAQGFVLVLCASFLGGIRWTLTQILMQKADLGLQNPIDIMFHLQPLMFLGLLPLFAVFEGLPLSVSEKLFRFHEAGMLFSLEICILFLATRLLGDRLSLLNWLGFAVCLSGISLHVILKAMNSKGENALKPHKEASSNPDLELLLRRTDRGEEEEEDVETPQHH; encoded by the exons atggcggcggcggcgggcggcgcggcgctgACGGCGCCGCTGGTGCTGCTCTACTACGGCTTCTCCATCGGCATCACCTTCTACAACAAGTGGCTGATGAag AGCTTCCCCTTCCCGCTGCTCGTCACCCTGCTgcacctcctcctcatcttcGGCCTCTCGGCGATCGCCCGCACCCTGGCGCGCTGCCGCTCCGGCCGGCCGCGGGCCGCGCTCTCCTGGGGCGACTGCCTGCGCCGGGCGGCCCCCGCAG CTCTGTCAACTTCCCTGGATATTGGGCTGAGTAACTGGAGCTTCCTATACGTCACTGTCTCCCT CTACACGATGACCAAATCCTCTGCCATTCTCTTCATCCTGCTTTTTTCACTGCTCTTCAAGCTGGAGGAATTG AGGGTGGCATTGCTGCTGGTGGTTCTGCTCATCGCTGGGGGCCTCTTCATGTTCACCTACAAGTCCACACAGTTCAACGCACAGGGTTTCGTGCTGGTGCTGTGTGCGTCTTTCCTTGGGGGTATTCGCTGGACCCTCACGCAGATACTTATGCAGAAGGCTGACCTGG GGCTCCAGAATCCCATTGATATCATGTTTCATCTGCAGCCGCTCATGTTCCTGGGGCTCTTGCCACTCTTTGCGGTGTTTGAGG GCCTGCCTTTGTCCGTATCAGAGAAGCTCTTCCGTTTCCATGAAGCAGGAATGCTGTTCTCTCTG GAAATCTGCATTTTATTCCTCGCCACACGTTTGCTGGGAGACCGCCTCAGTCTCTTGAACTGGCTGGGCtttgctgtctgtctgtcaggGATCTCCCTTCATGTCATTCTCAAAGCCATGAATTCCAAAG GTGAAAATGCTCTGAAGCCACACAAAGAGGCCAGCTCCAACCCtgacctggagctgctgctgcgccgCACTGAccgtggtgaggaggaggaagaggatgttgAAACTCCACAACACCACTGA
- the SLC35C2 gene encoding solute carrier family 35 member C2 isoform X1 — translation MAAAAGGAALTAPLVLLYYGFSIGITFYNKWLMKSFPFPLLVTLLHLLLIFGLSAIARTLARCRSGRPRAALSWGDCLRRAAPAALSTSLDIGLSNWSFLYVTVSLYTMTKSSAILFILLFSLLFKLEELRVALLLVVLLIAGGLFMFTYKSTQFNAQGFVLVLCASFLGGIRWTLTQILMQKADLGLPLSVSEKLFRFHEAGMLFSLVGKLFLGGILAFGLGFSEFLLVSRTSSLTLSIAGIFKEICILFLATRLLGDRLSLLNWLGFAVCLSGISLHVILKAMNSKGENALKPHKEASSNPDLELLLRRTDRGEEEEEDVETPQHH, via the exons atggcggcggcggcgggcggcgcggcgctgACGGCGCCGCTGGTGCTGCTCTACTACGGCTTCTCCATCGGCATCACCTTCTACAACAAGTGGCTGATGAag AGCTTCCCCTTCCCGCTGCTCGTCACCCTGCTgcacctcctcctcatcttcGGCCTCTCGGCGATCGCCCGCACCCTGGCGCGCTGCCGCTCCGGCCGGCCGCGGGCCGCGCTCTCCTGGGGCGACTGCCTGCGCCGGGCGGCCCCCGCAG CTCTGTCAACTTCCCTGGATATTGGGCTGAGTAACTGGAGCTTCCTATACGTCACTGTCTCCCT CTACACGATGACCAAATCCTCTGCCATTCTCTTCATCCTGCTTTTTTCACTGCTCTTCAAGCTGGAGGAATTG AGGGTGGCATTGCTGCTGGTGGTTCTGCTCATCGCTGGGGGCCTCTTCATGTTCACCTACAAGTCCACACAGTTCAACGCACAGGGTTTCGTGCTGGTGCTGTGTGCGTCTTTCCTTGGGGGTATTCGCTGGACCCTCACGCAGATACTTATGCAGAAGGCTGACCTGG GCCTGCCTTTGTCCGTATCAGAGAAGCTCTTCCGTTTCCATGAAGCAGGAATGCTGTTCTCTCTGGTAGGGAAGCTGTTCTTGGGTGGAATTCTTGCCTTTGGTCTAGGCTTTTCTGAGTTCCTCTTGGTTTCCAGAACATCTAGCCTCACCCTTTCCATTGCTGGCATTTTTAAG GAAATCTGCATTTTATTCCTCGCCACACGTTTGCTGGGAGACCGCCTCAGTCTCTTGAACTGGCTGGGCtttgctgtctgtctgtcaggGATCTCCCTTCATGTCATTCTCAAAGCCATGAATTCCAAAG GTGAAAATGCTCTGAAGCCACACAAAGAGGCCAGCTCCAACCCtgacctggagctgctgctgcgccgCACTGAccgtggtgaggaggaggaagaggatgttgAAACTCCACAACACCACTGA